In one Watersipora subatra chromosome 6, tzWatSuba1.1, whole genome shotgun sequence genomic region, the following are encoded:
- the LOC137398331 gene encoding protein FAM200C-like, with protein MRPNKLKHHLYSVHSQHIAKDQNFLERHGKQIKWMRLDTSGAFHESNSKPLEVLYKVAYEIANQKNPHTIAEDLIKTSTLMLAELILEKEAGKEMAAVSLSNNTVQIKISNMANDIKDQVVQQIKLSLFGLFAIHELDESTDIASCSQLMVYARYVHNEKLKEEFLFCVLLEATTKVKDTFGLVSNFFNKVDPKQENVIGCFQMGHQLC; from the coding sequence ATGCGACCCAACAAATTGAAGCATCATCTCTATTCAGTACATTCCCAACACATAGCAAAGGATCAAAACTTCCTTGAGCGACATGGAAAACAGATCAAGTGGATGAGGCTAGACACAAGTGGGGCTTTTCATGAATCAAACTCCAAACCACTGGAGGTCTTGTACAAGGTAGCATATGAAATTGCTAATCAGAAAAATCCGCATACTATAGCAGAAGATTTAATAAAGACAAGTACACTGATGTTGGCAGAACTTATATTGGAAAAGGAGGCTGGGAAGGAGATGGCTGCAGTGTCCTTGTCTAATAACACAGTGCAGATAAAGATTAGCAACATGGCCAATGACATTAAAGATCAGGTTGTCCAACAGATAAAGTTATCTCTATTTGGGCTCTTTGCTATTCATGAGCTGGATGAGTCAACTGATATAGCTTCTTGCTCGCAGCTAATGGTGTATGCTCGCTATGTacacaatgaaaaattaaaagaggaatttttgttttgtgtaCTTCTGGAAGCCACAACCAAAGTTAAAGACACTTTTGGTCTTGTCTCCAACTTTTTCAATAAAGTAGATCCAAAACAGGAAAATGTTATCGGCTGTTTCCAGATGGGGCACCAGCTATGCTAG